DNA sequence from the Geobacter sp. AOG2 genome:
CATAGTCGGCGGCATCCTCAAGGACCAGTGGGGCTTCCAAGGCATCTTCGCCACCCTCACACTCCTGTGCATCCTGGCCCTGGCCCTGGCCCTGATCTGTATCCCTTCCCAAAGGACCACCTCCCGGCGAACGGGACACGGTGGCACGGAACATTTCAGAAACATTCTGAGCGTGACCCGCCACAGCACCCTGCGAGGCCTTCTGGCCTTCATCTTTGGCCGGGCCTGCGGCATCTCCCTCTTAAGCGCCTTTCTGCCGATCATGCTCACCACCAAACTGGGGCTGAGCGGCACCCAGACCGGCCTGGTCATGGCTTCTTCCACCCTGGTGATGACCCTCTTCCTACGTCCGGTGGGCATGCTCTCCGACCGGGCGCCGCGCAAATCCCTGGTGGTTGCCGGCGGCACCATCGTCTCTTTGCTCTACTTCCTGATCCCGGTGGCCGTCGGTTTCTCCCAGATACTCATCCTGGGGGTGGGGATCGGCCTGTTCAGCGTCCTGTCGCAGCCCGCCAGTACGGCGCTGTTGGTGGAGGAGGGAAGCCGTCACGGCATGGGGTTGACGGTGGGAACCTTCAACGCGGTGCTCAACCTGGGGTTTGTCTCGGGCCCGCTCCTGGGGGCCGGACTGCAAAATACCCTGGGGCTGACGGCGGTCTTCTATACCGCGGGGATCATGGGGTTGGGCGCCGTGGCGCTCTTTATGGTCAATGCCAAAACCTGGTCCGGCAGGACAATGAACTCTATTGCCGGATGACAAACCAGATGTTCACGGTAAANNNNNNNNNGGCGGTCTTCTATACCGCGGGGATCATGGGGTTGGGCGCCGTGGCGCTCTTTATGGTCAATGCCAAAACCTGGTCCGGCAGGACAATGAACTCTATTGCCGGATGACAAACCAGATGTTCACGGTAAACGGTGGATTCTCTTCATATTTCGGGGCAGGTTGTCCCTTCTTCTATTTTACTGGTGGGCGGGTAACGATTCGGAGACTATGCAGACGTGCTTGACGCCGGGTTCTGATTGGTGGCATAATTAGTCCATTATGGCACTAGCGAAAGAACAGTGCAGCCATTGCGGAAATACGGTCAAAGCCGAGAGCAACGGCATTTATTCCGTCCGTGTTGACAGCAAGGGCTATTTGGTGGAAATAATGGATGGGGAGATTCTTCCCGATACGTTACACTATTGCTCCCCGGCCTGCATGTTCAAACGTGAACGTGGAGTGGTCCCCAAAACCAAGATAGCATTTCATTTTTAGACGCCCGGACCCCCCCTTCCCGCAAGTCCCCGTAACAATCTCCACCCTCGTGTCCTGTGCCGCGCCACGTTGCCATGCAAATCAGGCCGGATTCATTCGGTTTTCCCCATAGACGAACGCTAAAAAATAAGGCATTATACCAACGCCTTGCGCGCCATGTTACAGAGGAGTCGTTGTGCCGGCCAGACGCACTGCCCTGATATACTCGCCGCTGTTCGGGAATTTCAGCTACGGGGATGACCATCCGTTCAAGTTGCAGCGCTATCGTCTCGTGCGGGACCTGATGGAGGCCTATGGACTGCTGAAGCTGCCAGGGATGGAAATTCGCGGCTGCGGGCCGATCGACGACGACCTGGTGCTGAGCTTCCATGCCCCGGAATATGTGGCGCGCCTCAAAGAGTTCAGTGCCTCGGACGAGCCGCGGGCCGATTTTCGTTTTGGCCTGGGCGATGCCGACTGCCCCGTATTCAAAGGACTGTACGATTGCGCGGCACTGGGGGCCGGCGCGACCTTCGAGGCGGCCCGTCTGGTGGAAGAGGAGGGGTTCGATATCGCTTTCAACCTGGCCGGCGGCTGGCATCATGCCCACCGGGCCAGGGCCTCGGGGTTTTCCTACATAAACGATGCCGTTCTTGCCATCAATTGGCTGGTGGCGCGAGGACGCCGGGTGGTCTACCTTGATATCGATGCCCACCACGGCGACGGAGTGCAGGAGGGCTTCTACGACAGCGACCGGGTTCTGACGATCTCGCTGCACGAAAGCGGCATCTATTTCTTCCCCGGAACCGGCTTTGAGAACGAGACCGGCCACGGTCGGGGCCGGGGCTATTCGGTGAATGTGCCGCTACTCGCCCACACCGACGACGCCCTCTACATGAAGGCGTTCGACGAGGTGGCCTATCCGCTGATAGCGGCCTATGACCCGGATGTCATCGTCACGCAGATCGGCGCCGATGCGTTTCGTACCGACCCGCTGACCAGGCTTGAGATCACGACCCACAGTTACGGCTATATCATGCGCAAGGTCAAGGCGCTCAAGATCCCTTGGGTTGCCCTGGGCGGGGGCGGCTACGACCTCATGAACACGGCCCGGGCCTGGACCATCGCCTGGGCGGTTATGAACGGCGTTGAACTCAACCCCCGACTGCCGGCAGCCTTTGTCAAAAAGATCGAGTCGTTGGGTTATCCGCACCGGGCCTTGTTGGACGCCATGCACTGGTCCGAAGAGTATGAGCGCAACCTCGCCCTCGATGCGGTGGAAAAGAGTATTGCGCGGATCAGGTCGGCCATTTTTCCTGGTATAATTGGAACCTATGGCAAAACTTCCGGGAAATAGTCAACTGCTGGATGCAGCCGGCCGGCCGCTACGGTCGCTGTTAGCCATCAACCGGCTGGGTGACCCGGAAAAAAATATGCTATACGCTTCGTTGCTGCCGCTGCGTTTGCGCGAACTGTTGGGGGTGGCCGCCGATGGTCTCCACAACGCGGCCGGGGAGCGTTTGACCACCGTCATTGCGCCCTCCGGGCTTGCGCTTCTCCGCATCGAGGTGCGCGCCCGGCCCGATGATGCCGATACGGTATTCTTTCTCGAGCTGGCCGATACCCAGTACCATCAGATGGAGCTTTCCTTCTGCATCATCTGCGATCCGGCCGCGCCCCGTCATGATGTGGACGTGGACGAAAGCGGCCGTAGGAACTGGTTTGCCTCACGCGGACGCAACCTTCCCGAAGAGTTGCGCGCCATGCAGGACGGCCTGTTCCCCAACCAGACCCGCCGTGGATTGCGCCTGTTCGCAGAGTTCTTTCCGCTCCTGGAGCGATTTACCGATGCCTTGGGGATGGAGATGATCGTGGCCGAGCCGCTCAGCTACGACAACGCCATTCGTTATGAGCGATACGGCTTCGACTATCTGCGTGGCAAGCGCCTGATGATGGAGATTGACCGGGAGTTCCAGCCGGGCGGCCGCTATCATGGCCGGCTGGACGGTTCCACCCCCTTTCGCGTGCCGGGTATGGAGCGCACCGTACGCGGGCGAAGCTGGGCCATCCACGACGGCGTTCTGGATGAACCGTGGGATGAAGTGCAGATCTACAAGATGATCGGCGTGCATGCCGGTATAGACACCTTCCCCGGGAGGGAGCAGGAGATCAGATGAACACCGCGGACGCTTCGACACCCACGCCACTCAACGGCATCAGCTACTTTACGCCGCCCACCGGTTATATCCTCAGCGGCCGCGACGGCCGGGTCGTCATCCCCTGGGACGGCAAGCCTCCCATCCCGCTCCTGGATGAGGACCTTGCCTCCGTTCAGGATGGGGCACCCGGCTATGACATGGTGGGGCGCGGCATCTACCAGGCGTTGCGCCTCGATCCTGAATGCGCCCATGCCGCCGAGTATGCCGCCGTGTTGAAGGACGCCTATCCCCATATAGTTTCCGAGTTGGGCGGGCAGATCATCATGCTGGATGCCAAAGATGTCGATACCCCCTATCTGGATCGCAAGATCAACTTTCTCAAGATCCTCGCCCTGCTCGATCCCGCCAACGTCGGCCTGCAGGCGGAGATTGGCCGGACCTTCGCCGACAAGGGGTCGCGCCTCGCGGCGCTGCATCAGGCCGTAGAGAGCTGGTACGGGGCGGAAAAACATTTGAAGAAGGCCGTGGATATGGATTCGACCGACGGCCATGTTGCCTATGAATACGGCGAGGCGCTGTACGTTGTGGGGCGCTATGATCGGGCGGCCGAGGTCTGGACCGAGGCGTTGTCCGACTTGGCGGCGGGTGAAAGGGCGAGGCTTGAAGCCCGAATCGCCGCGATCCTTGCCGGCAAGCTTCCGCTGGTCCCGCCCCTGGACTACCTGATCGCCCTGTCGGTGGCACTGGAGGAGCGCCATGCCGGGCGCAACGACGAAGCCGCCGCCATCATTGAGGATGTTTTGGCCGATCCCTTCTTTGTGGAGCAGTTCCCCATGGGCGAGGTCTATTACCTGCTGGGGACCTGTTATCAGGAGATGGGCATGGTAAAAGAGGCAGGAGAGGCCTTCAGGAGGAGCCGGTAATGTTCGGATTCAGCACCGCCGATTGGATTTTCATAGGTTTTATCCTGGTCGTCATCTTTGTCTGCGTCGCCTTGAGTGACATGCGGCGCAGCAATAGGCCGGACAAGGCAAAGTAACGGCATTCCCCCTTGAGGTGCTCATGGAAGAACTCGATAACGATAACGAGGAGCGGCGGCCTTTGGGTATCGTCCTTTTGGGGGGGCTGTATCTGTTCTTCTTCATGCTGACCATGTCCACCTTCGGGCATCCCTTCCCCTTGTTGGGGAGGATTTACCAAGGGCGGGTGGCGGAGATGCTGGTATTCGTAGATAGTCTGATCTGTCTCTATCTGTTCCTCGGTTTGATGAAACGGCAGACCCTCACCTGGTACCTGCTGATGGGTTACAACGCTTTTGAAGTGGTGAATACGCTGACCAATCTGGTGTATATTTCCGCGGGAGAACTGGAAAATGTGGTCGGCCAACCGGTCGATACCCGTGAGTTGACGATGAATAACTTGTCGGTCATGGTGGCCATTATATTGCTGACCGCCTTTGTTTATCGGCACCGGCACTATTTTACCAACCGGTCCAAGTACCTGTTCTGAATTATTAGGCATGTATACTGCATTTAAATTTTATTAGAGAGTCCTCAATGTCCGTTCACGGCATCGCCGTTCGAATTGAAAAACTGAACAAGTCCTTTGGCAGCAACCACGTCCTCAAGGATATCGATCTCGATATCGCGCCCGGAGAGACTTTCTCGATTATCGGTCCCTCCGGCACCGGGAAGAGTATCCTGCTGAGGCATATCATTCGTTTGGAAACGCCCGATAGCGGCCAGATCTACTTTAACGGCCAGCCGGTGTTCGACAATGGCCGGCCGCTGCCTCAAGAGTTTCGCAGCAGCATGGTGTTCCAATCGTCGGCCTTGTTCAACTCGCTGACCGTTGCCGATAACGTGGGGCTCTGGCTGCGGGAACATCGTATCTGCCCTGAGGCCCGCATTCGTGAGCTTATTGCGGAAAAACTCGCCATTGTGGGGCTGGAAGGCAAGGAGGAACTGAATACCTCGGAGTTGTCGGGCGGCATGCGGAAGAGGGTCGCCATCGCCCGCTCCCTGGCGATGGAGCCGGACTTGGTCCTCTACGACGAACCGACCGCCGAATTGGACCCGGTGACCACCGATGAGTTGGCGGAGACGATCCTCTCCCTGAAAAAGAAGGCCGGAACGACGACAATCATCGTCACCCACGATCTGAATTTTGCCCTGTACCTGTCCGACCGCATCGCCATGATGCACCAGGGCGAGATCATCGAAATAGGCATGCCGGACCAGATACGTAACAGCAGTAACC
Encoded proteins:
- a CDS encoding acetoin utilization protein AcuC, with translation MPARRTALIYSPLFGNFSYGDDHPFKLQRYRLVRDLMEAYGLLKLPGMEIRGCGPIDDDLVLSFHAPEYVARLKEFSASDEPRADFRFGLGDADCPVFKGLYDCAALGAGATFEAARLVEEEGFDIAFNLAGGWHHAHRARASGFSYINDAVLAINWLVARGRRVVYLDIDAHHGDGVQEGFYDSDRVLTISLHESGIYFFPGTGFENETGHGRGRGYSVNVPLLAHTDDALYMKAFDEVAYPLIAAYDPDVIVTQIGADAFRTDPLTRLEITTHSYGYIMRKVKALKIPWVALGGGGYDLMNTARAWTIAWAVMNGVELNPRLPAAFVKKIESLGYPHRALLDAMHWSEEYERNLALDAVEKSIARIRSAIFPGIIGTYGKTSGK
- a CDS encoding ABC transporter ATP-binding protein, whose protein sequence is MSVHGIAVRIEKLNKSFGSNHVLKDIDLDIAPGETFSIIGPSGTGKSILLRHIIRLETPDSGQIYFNGQPVFDNGRPLPQEFRSSMVFQSSALFNSLTVADNVGLWLREHRICPEARIRELIAEKLAIVGLEGKEELNTSELSGGMRKRVAIARSLAMEPDLVLYDEPTAELDPVTTDELAETILSLKKKAGTTTIIVTHDLNFALYLSDRIAMMHQGEIIEIGMPDQIRNSSNPIVQRFIRTTTKGIQGS
- a CDS encoding MFS transporter, with the protein product MGTRNLFRGLFLINFAITLGFGIADAFFSMYVFSLGARGLLLGLPLVFYSLSKIILSPFMGAWADRIGRRRVAAISLGLYLFVSVCYCFTTSLPLITILRLLQGIGCAMFRPVVVSLVSDCTSDKKRATVMGTFDISFYGALSMGPIVGGILKDQWGFQGIFATLTLLCILALALALICIPSQRTTSRRTGHGGTEHFRNILSVTRHSTLRGLLAFIFGRACGISLLSAFLPIMLTTKLGLSGTQTGLVMASSTLVMTLFLRPVGMLSDRAPRKSLVVAGGTIVSLLYFLIPVAVGFSQILILGVGIGLFSVLSQPASTALLVEEGSRHGMGLTVGTFNAVLNLGFVSGPLLGAGLQNTLGLTAVFYTAGIMGLGAVALFMVNAKTWSGRTMNSIAG